The following proteins are co-located in the Halococcus hamelinensis 100A6 genome:
- a CDS encoding metal ABC transporter permease: MFDPAQHFVLAVVGTLVAGIHAPGVAIEPPVGFLSGATNALDWFLTAVYGAAMNWLSDLLGVRMLGYPYMQRAYLAAVCIAIIGPLVGTFLVHREMSMIGDTLAHTAFAGVAVGLFLNTTLSL, translated from the coding sequence ATGTTCGATCCCGCTCAACACTTCGTACTCGCGGTCGTCGGCACGCTCGTCGCCGGTATTCACGCACCAGGGGTAGCTATCGAGCCGCCAGTAGGATTTCTCTCGGGTGCGACGAACGCATTGGATTGGTTTCTCACGGCGGTCTACGGGGCGGCGATGAACTGGCTGAGCGATCTTCTCGGCGTGCGGATGCTCGGCTATCCGTACATGCAGCGGGCGTACCTCGCGGCGGTCTGTATCGCCATCATCGGCCCGCTCGTCGGGACCTTCCTCGTTCATCGAGAGATGTCGATGATCGGCGATACGCTCGCACACACCGCCTTCGCGGGCGTGGCGGTCGGTCTGTTCCTGAACACGACCCTCTCGTTGGA